The sequence below is a genomic window from Actinokineospora baliensis.
TGCCACCTATGTGCTGATGCAGAGCGGACACCCCTATCAGCGCGGTGTACCTAGTGGGCCTGTCGCCGGTAAGAACCTCTTGGCGCCGCAACGTGGTCTCAACCTCGTGGTCGCTGCGCGGGATCGACCTAAGAACCGCCGGGGTCTGCAACAGCTCCGGCAAGACCAATGGCGAAACTTGCACGATGCCACTGGCACTCCGCTCGCACTCCACATAGGCCGCCGCCTGCTGCTGCCGCTCGATCTCGGTGGCCGCGAACCACTGTGGATCGTCCAGCCGGTACGCGAGGGTCATCAGCTCATCGTGGCGCGCACCGTCCACCCCGTAGGTGGCGAACATGCGGGAAACCAGTTCGGGCCTGGGAGTCCGGTTCCCGTTCTCGTAGCGCGACAGCGTCGGCGCGTCCCGGTCGAGCGACTTGGCCACCTCGCGGAGGGTCAGGTCACTGGCTTCCCTGGTGCGGCGCAGCACGTTGCCCAACGCGACGCCTTTGGGCGTCCTCGCCATGCTTCTACCCCTTTGTTGACAGGCCGGAGACAACCAACGGTGACCGACCGGACGACGAAATCGCCGGATGCTCGTATCGCAAACGCGTCGCGGAACCCGGCGGGACGGCACGAGACTGGCGGTGAATCGGTTTCTGATTGTAGATCACAGGACACGGAGTTGGTGATGACCGGTACCCGCGACCCCATCACGGAAGCGGAAGCGCTGCGGCGTTTCCCGGAACTGGGCGCCTTGGTGGCACTGCGCGAACGGCAGTGGCGATTCCACCTGCTCGGCGAGAACGACGAACTGGTCGCCGTCGCCGCGACGCACACCGAGGAGCGGTTCACCGACGCGGTGTTCGTCTTCGACCGCCACCACGTGCTGGCGAACCGCCTCGTCGCCGACGGGGTGGTGTGGATGAAGGACGGCACGGACCTGGTCGAGGTGGTCACCGACCTGCTGGCGCTGCCGCTGCCGGGTGAACCGGGCGCGCCGAGCCTGGTCATCCGGTCGACCTCGTTGTGGATCCCGTGAGCGGCGGCGACCTCTGGCAGCTGGTCCTAGGACTCATCGTGCCGGTGCTGCTCGTCTACGCGGCGCTGGTGTGGTGGAGCTGTTCCCGAGATCGATGGAAGTAGCACATTGTAATCAGCACTTTCCCAGGCCATCCGCCGGTCTTCGGTCCGGTTTCGCCGATGTGGGCGGACAGGAAAACGCCCCGGGTTCGCGCCCGGGGCGTTTCTGCCGTGAATGGGTCCTAGGACTCGCGGAGGATCAGGCGAACACACCGTTCAGCCAGTTCTGCCACGCCTCGGTGGTCTTGTCCGCGTCGGCGGCACCGAACAGGTGGTGCGCGAGCGACACCGGCGCGCCCCACGGCTCGCGGCAGTAGAAGCGGTAGAGCGCGTCACCGGAGCGGAGGCCGATGAACTGACCCTCCAGGTAGTCGACCTCGACGTCGACCGGGTCGAGGCCGGGCACGTCCACCTTGATCCGGTCGCCGACGGCGGTGACGCCGAGAGCGCGGCGCACCACGTCCACCGAGCCCTGCGCGGTGGACGCTTCTGGGCCGTCCGCAGCCACGTAGGTCGCGGCCTGCCCCGGGAAGAACTTGACGTACTGCCCGAGGGAGTGGAGGTAGAAGTCGGTGTGCTTGCCCGCGCCGTCGTACTGGGTGTCCCAGTCGTCGGTGAAGATGCCGCTGTGGACGTACCGGAGCACGGTGGTGCCGCCGTCGCGCGCCTCGATGATGTGCTCGAGGGCGTTGAACCAGCCGTCCGGCCCGTCGGTGCGGACCGACGCCTGGTGCGGCGGGTCCCACACCGTGATGCGACTACCGGACTCGTCGACGGATCCGTCCGAGCCGGGCCACGGCATCGGGAACAGCCAGGAACCGTTGTTCTCGGTGATGGCGTTGAAGACCTGCTCCGGGGTGGCCTCGACGACGATCTCGCGGCGGATCTCGAACTGCTTCGACATGGCTGGGGTTCCTTCCGGGTTCTGGGGGTGCTGCGGTTCAGCGGTCGTGCTGGGGCTTGGGACTGGGGTGCAACGCGACGATGAAGCGGTGCTTGCGGCCGTTGGGCGCGTCCTCGGTGTGGTACTTGCGGACGAGGTCGGCGACCACGTCCTGCAGTTCGCCCGCGAAGGCGGCCCGGTCGGCCGCCGTGGCGAAGGTGATCTCGGCATCGCTGGCATAGGTCGCCAGCCGCTGCTTCGCCGCCGTCGCGCCGGCGATGAGCTGACCCAACTCCCGCACCAAACGCGCGGCCAAGGCGAGCAGCCACCGCGCGGAGAGCTGGTCCGGCGACTTCGACGGATCGGGGGCCACCGCGGAGAGCGCAGCAGGCGAGATCACGTAAGAGGCCGCGGTGGCCCTGAGAACGCGCTCCGTGCAGTTGCCCTTGCGCCGCTCCTCGACGAGCTCGACCAAGCCGTGCTTCTCGAGGGCGCGGAGGTGGTAGTTGACCTTCTGCCGGGGCAGCCCGACCACCTCGGCCAGCGAACTGGCCGAACCGGGCTCCGCGAGCGCGGCCAGCAGGGCTGAGCGCACCGGGTCCAGCGTGACCTCGGCAGCCGCCGGGTCGTCGATCACCGCTACGTCGAACATGGGACAACCCTCTCACCGACAACTTTTCTTGTCAAGGACGACTTGAGTTGTCGGTGACTGAACGCCGTACCCTGCTCTGACCTGCCCATCTCCGCCC
It includes:
- a CDS encoding helix-turn-helix domain-containing protein gives rise to the protein MARTPKGVALGNVLRRTREASDLTLREVAKSLDRDAPTLSRYENGNRTPRPELVSRMFATYGVDGARHDELMTLAYRLDDPQWFAATEIERQQQAAAYVECERSASGIVQVSPLVLPELLQTPAVLRSIPRSDHEVETTLRRQEVLTGDRPTRYTALIGVSALHQHIGGKEAAVEQLDYLVAMTRRPHIELRITPAGLGWHPGLDGPFTVIDSKRIGPVVFVATKTSTLWLHRPVDVGIYQEAVGFIRDVSFAPDDSARIIEGLATRLREGL
- a CDS encoding SRPBCC family protein, whose translation is MSKQFEIRREIVVEATPEQVFNAITENNGSWLFPMPWPGSDGSVDESGSRITVWDPPHQASVRTDGPDGWFNALEHIIEARDGGTTVLRYVHSGIFTDDWDTQYDGAGKHTDFYLHSLGQYVKFFPGQAATYVAADGPEASTAQGSVDVVRRALGVTAVGDRIKVDVPGLDPVDVEVDYLEGQFIGLRSGDALYRFYCREPWGAPVSLAHHLFGAADADKTTEAWQNWLNGVFA
- a CDS encoding ArsR/SmtB family transcription factor — translated: MFDVAVIDDPAAAEVTLDPVRSALLAALAEPGSASSLAEVVGLPRQKVNYHLRALEKHGLVELVEERRKGNCTERVLRATAASYVISPAALSAVAPDPSKSPDQLSARWLLALAARLVRELGQLIAGATAAKQRLATYASDAEITFATAADRAAFAGELQDVVADLVRKYHTEDAPNGRKHRFIVALHPSPKPQHDR